The Pantoea vagans genome contains the following window.
CGATGAACGTCATTATGCCTGCGCCACGGTGATCATCGAAGATTAGACATTTAAGACCACAAATTTCTCCCACAGCGCCTCGCGACTTTCAGGGTGCTGTGGGTCCGAAATGATGGTGTTATCAATCGGGCAGACGCTTTGGCAGGTCGGCACATCATAATGGCCCACGCATTCTGTGCAGCGGTCGACATCAATCTCATAGATCGCCTCCCCTAAGCTGATCGCCTGGTTTGGGCATTCAGGTTCGCACATATCACAGTTGATGCATTTCGTGGTGATCAATAACGCCATGGTGTCTGTCAGTGTGTTTAGCAGGCGCGCACCTTAGCATAAATCACCTCAATTGACCCGACAGGGTATTGGCCTGCATCAAACAATCTGCGAATAAAACTCACTGTAGAACTATTCATCAATTATTGATGACGGGTTGCTAGTGAGTGGGAATAATCCGAGTTATCATTTCGTGCGATAATGACCGGCACAATTGCTTGTCATACAGGCATGAAAAATAACGAAGTGAAAAATATTCTGATTAAACAACACTGTTTGTGCTGCGGTCGACCCATTGGGTTCTGGGCGCGACTCATCTCTGCTGAGCAGTCGCTGTGCGATGAATGCTTACACCATCTGCAACGTGATAGTCGCGAAGCCTGTCGTCAGGCGGAAAGGGAGAGTGTTAAAAAGGCCGACTAATGGTCTATTCAGCTCACTAAACTAAACATTAAATCTTGATGCCAGTGCGCATTAATGTGCACCCTACGAAAATCGTGCTCGATCGTCGCAGGGTTGCCATGTATGGCGAGCAAAAAGCGCTTAAGTGACCAGCATCTGATTCAAACCAGCTTCTTCACCAACTCTTCACTGTGGCGAATATGGCTCGACGCGCGTTCTGGGTCGTTCTGAACCAGCGCCATAAACAGCAGGTCGGTCAACGCCAACTGTGCGCTGGTTGAAGAGATGGCCGCACTGCGTGTGCTCTGCTCTTCAGCCACGGTGTAGAGGCAGACAGACGCACACTGCTGCAATGAGTTAGGGGTGAAGCCGGTAAACGCCAGCACATCTACACCCAACTGCGCGGCTTCCTGCGCGGCAAGATTGATTTCCCGACGTTCACCGGTGTAGGAGATCGTCAGCAAGACATCGCCCGGAGCCATCGCCTGCACGCTCGCCAGTAAAGCATGCATATCCTGCTCGGCCACCGCGTTGATGCCAATCTTCATTAGCTTCCACGAGAAATCTTTCGCCACCAGCCCCGATGCGCCAATCCCGACCAACAAAATGCGGTTGGCGTTTTTCAGCAGTTGCAGCGTCTGTAACAGCTTCTCTTCGCTGTTGATATCCAGCGTGGCGCGGATTGCGGAGATCTTTTCTGTCAGCAACTTCTCACCCACTACTTTGAGCGGGTCATCGCTGAGGATATGGTTATGAACCGTAATGGCGTCACGATCGGCCAGCGATTCACTCAGCGCCAGCTTTAACGCCGGAAAACCTTTGTAGCCCAGTTTCTGGGCGAATTTCACCACGCTAGACTGGCTGACACCCGATTCCTCAGCCAGTTTTTGCGAACTCAGATGCCGTGCCCGATCCGGCTGCGACAGCAAAAAATCCGCCAGCCGACGCTCATTCAGCGCCAGTCGAGGGTAAAGCTGGCGAATTCGCAGCAATGA
Protein-coding sequences here:
- a CDS encoding YfhL family 4Fe-4S dicluster ferredoxin, with the protein product MALLITTKCINCDMCEPECPNQAISLGEAIYEIDVDRCTECVGHYDVPTCQSVCPIDNTIISDPQHPESREALWEKFVVLNV
- a CDS encoding MurR/RpiR family transcriptional regulator produces the protein MSSLLRIRQLYPRLALNERRLADFLLSQPDRARHLSSQKLAEESGVSQSSVVKFAQKLGYKGFPALKLALSESLADRDAITVHNHILSDDPLKVVGEKLLTEKISAIRATLDINSEEKLLQTLQLLKNANRILLVGIGASGLVAKDFSWKLMKIGINAVAEQDMHALLASVQAMAPGDVLLTISYTGERREINLAAQEAAQLGVDVLAFTGFTPNSLQQCASVCLYTVAEEQSTRSAAISSTSAQLALTDLLFMALVQNDPERASSHIRHSEELVKKLV